A single region of the Sorghum bicolor cultivar BTx623 chromosome 9, Sorghum_bicolor_NCBIv3, whole genome shotgun sequence genome encodes:
- the LOC110430414 gene encoding skin secretory protein xP2-like has translation MASDPPAPRVVEMGAQVLVGRTRRSAASDVNPGHATGQGTGEPACAAEDAAPQTTEQPAAAAVPVSTEEPPAAAPTTASSPARAEEATGAPPPANATEREGRAPTPPPAEQSEVPTPPRAGAASTAGSPGLARGPVMPSTATGGNTTVEEETQAASDDECSR, from the exons atggccagcgaccctcctgcaccgcGCGTTGTCGAGATGGGAGCGCAGGTGCTAGTTGgccggacgaggaggag cgcggcgtcggatgtcaaccccggCCATGCCACCGGCCAGGGGACGGGTGAGCCTGCCTGCGCTGCTGAAGATGCGGCGCCGCAGACCACGGAGCAGCCTGCGGCTGCAGCTGTGCCTGTGAGCACCGAGGAGCCCCCTGCCGCGGCAccgaccacggcgagcagcccgGCCAGGGCTGAGGAGGCTACAGGGGCACCTCCCCCAGCGAACGCCACAGAAAGGGAGGGGAGAGCCCCAACCCCTCCTCCCGCCGAGCAAAgcgaagtccccacgccgccccgagcaggggccgcttCGACTGCTGGATCCCCGGGTCTGGCccgggggccagtaatgccttcGACTGCTACCGGGGGCAATACGACGGTTGAGGAGGAAACCCAGgcagcctccgacgacgag tgctcaaggtga